In Chitinophagaceae bacterium, the genomic stretch TATTTCACCAATACCATTACAGCAAAAAAATAATATTTTTCTTTCTTTTCATAGGAATCTTTACCATTTCTATAGAAAATAGGGTTTATACTTGCTTTTTTTGTTTATAAAAAAAGAGAGAGTGATGAAAAAACTATAGGAATATATAATAAAACCTTGTTAGTGTTTTAGAATCTTGGCAATGTTAATGTATATGTATATACTACCTTCTCGAGTAAAATTGGATCAATAAGTTCATAAAGTGAAACTATCAAACGAAAAAGTAAATTTTTCTCTAGAATAAATAAATTTTTCTTAAAAAAAATGAATCTTTCTTTAGAAAAAGTGAATCTAATGAATAAAGATGAGTGTTGAGTGATTCATAAGACATTGAAATATGTTTTCAGATAGTAAACTTTATTCCTTAAAAGGAGGGGAAGGGGTGATTAAAAAAGGAGAGTCAGGCTTGGTTAAACAAATATAATAACGATGGATGTTGGTTCATCGCTTATGAATCATGGAGACGCAATGCATGATGTCTCTTCATTTACCGCACTCATTATTTAAGTTATTGTGGATATTACATTTCTATAAACCTACAATCCCGAAGTGATTATGTTGAAATTCATTGTATCAAGAATAAAAAAAACGACGATTTCAATTGTGAGATACGTTGATTTTAGATGTGAGCTTGTAGGGTATATTCTTTTCATTCACTTTTATTTTCCAATAGTTCTCTTGCATTTTCAGTTGCTACAAAGGAAGGATTTGCACCCGCAATCATTTTTGCTATTTCTATAACTCGTTCTTCGTAGGATAGTTTTTTGATGTTGCTCGTAGTTTTTTCATGGGAGTTATCTTTATAAACAAAAAAATGGAGGTCTCCTTTTGCGGCAAACTGTGGTAGGTGAGTAATGGATATTATTTGATGCTTTTTGGACATTTGTTTCATCATTTTCACCATTTTATTTGCTACTTCTCCCGATATTCCTGTTTCTATTTCATCGAATATAATGGTGGGCATAGATGTTTTTTGTGCCAGTATGTATTTTATAGCAAACATAAGACGGCTGAGTTCTCCTCCTGATGCAAGATTTTTTAATTCTTTCACAAGTATTCCCTTATTAGCACTAAATAAGAATTCAATTTCATCTGTTCCTTGTGGTGTATGCGGCACGGGGGTATTTTTTATGAGAAAATTTGCATTTGGCATTCCTAAATCTTGTATTAAAGCAAGTATTTCTGCGGTAAGAGGTGACAAAGATTTGTTTCTTCTCTCGGTAAGGGTTTGGGAAAGGAGAGTAAGTTCTGCTTGTTTTTTTGCTTTTGCAGTATGGAGTTCTTGTATATCCGTTTCAAAATTAGTTACCATCAGTAATTTTTCTTTGAGAGATTCTTTTATTTCAATAAGTTCTTGGATGGTCTTTGCTTTGTGTTTTTTTTGCAATAGATAGAGGGTATCTAATTTATTTTTGAGGGTTTTTATGCGGTTTTCATCATATTCTATGTGGTCATTTTCTCGGATGAGGTCTTTTTCTATATCTTGTAATTCTATTAGAAGGGAAACGAATCGTTCTTGGATTTTTTTTATGCTTTTAGAAAAAGAAGATACCTGCCCAAGAGCTTGTTTGACGGTAGAAAACTGTGCTTGAATGGAAAAATTATCTTGTGTGAGTATCAGCAGTACTTCATTTATTTTTTGTTTTATTTCTTCACTATTTTCGAGTGATAAAAGTTCTTGTTCTAAGAGTTCTTGTTCTCCTTCTTTTATATCTAATTTTTCTAATTCTTCCCATAGATATGTGTTATAGTCAAATTCTTTTTTCAAACTTTCCGATTGGAGTAGGAGAGAGTCATATTTTTTTTGAATTTGTTTGTACTCAGTAAATATGAGTTGGTATTGCTTGAGTATAGTTTTATTTTCAGCATACATATCTACCACTTCTAATTGAAAGCTGTTTGAACTAAGCAAAAGATTGTCGTGTTGGGAATGGACATCTATTAAAAATTTACCGAGTTCTTTCAAAAGTTCTACTGTTGTTGGGGTATCATTAATAAAAGCCCTTGTTTTACCTGATGCTGTCACTTCTCGTCGTACCACAGTTTGTTTTTGAAAATCAATATCATTTTGATGAAAAAAAGATTCTATTTCATACTCTGATATATCAAAAACACCTTCTATCAAACACTTTTCTTGTTCGGAATGCAATGTTTTACTATCACTTCTATTTCCCATGAGCAAACCAACAGCTCCTAACATAATAGATTTTCCTGCTCCCGTTTCTCCGGTTATTACGTTCATGTGCGGGGAAATATCTATTTCTAAGTTTTTTATAAGAGCATAATTCTTAATGAGTAAATTTTTGAGCATATCTTTAAGAGTTGTATGAATAATTATTTACATGTGGTGTATTTTTTGTGCCAATTTTTCGGTTAATTTTTTTCTGCTGTATTGCTCTATATTCTTTGTAGGTATTTTTATTCCCGCTTTAAAGTTATTATAAAGGGTAAGAATATAATTTTTTATTTCTTTTTTTTGATGAAAATCAAAATGCTTTCCTCCTCCTGTATTTTCTAATATTTTTTCTATGTCTGCTTTTGCTGGTCCTATGGATAAAATGGGGTTCCCGGTCATAAGATATTCAAAAATTTTACCAGGAATGATACCATGAGAATCTTCTGTGCTAAAGTTCACTAAAAATAATACATCTGCCTGATTCATTTCTAAAAGAGCTTGGCTATGGGTTACGTATCCTGTATTTTGGTAATATTTTGTGATTCCATATTCGGTTATGGTATTTTCTATGTCGGTATTTGTTTTTCCTATCATTTTAATAAGAATGTCTTCTTCAAAATTTTTGTTTTCAGTGATGAGTTCTTGAATTGATTTCCAAAGGTTTTTAGGGTTTTGTAAATAGTTGAGAGTACCTACATGGACAATAGAGAATTTTAAGTTTGTAGATTTGTTAGTTGTTCCTATTTTTTTAAAATCTTCATCATCAAATCCATTTGTTATTATTTCTATATTGTTTGTTCCATTTTTTTGGAAATATTCTCCATCGGTAAAACTGGTAGATAGTACTAAGTCCGCTGTTTTTAAAACTTTTTTTTCGAGGAATGTATGTTGTTGTTTTGCAAAATAAGTAAGGTATAGGTTTTTATGATAGGAAATATTAGTCCATGGGTCTCTGAAATCCGCTATCCATTTGAGATTATTATGTATTTGTTTTAATCCTAATCCTATTAGATGGAGAGAATGAGGGGGACCTGTTGTGATAATAGTATCTATGCTTTCTTTTTGTATGTATTCTGTTAAATATTGTATGCTGGGTTTGACCCAAAACTTACGAGCATCGGGGATGAGAAAGTTTCCTCGAATAAAAAAAATAATAATGTCTATGAAAGTTTTATTTTTTTTATTTGGAAGGTCGCCCCCTTTAAATCTTTTGTTTTTTTTACTCAAAAATTCTATAAACATATAAGGTTCCCAAATCTTTTTTTTTATCACACAGGTTTCAGAGCTTATTTCTTTTTCTAAACTTTCATCTATGTATGGATAAGATGGGTTTTCAGGGACGTAAACGTGTGGTTTTATTCCAAAAAAAGGAAGGTATTTGGTAAATTTTAACCATCTCTGCACACCTGGTCCTCCTGCAGGAGGCCAATAATATGTTATAATAAGTATTTTTTTCATGTAAATTATTTACTAACTCATTGGATATCTATTTTCTTTT encodes the following:
- the recN gene encoding DNA repair protein RecN, which translates into the protein MLKNLLIKNYALIKNLEIDISPHMNVITGETGAGKSIMLGAVGLLMGNRSDSKTLHSEQEKCLIEGVFDISEYEIESFFHQNDIDFQKQTVVRREVTASGKTRAFINDTPTTVELLKELGKFLIDVHSQHDNLLLSSNSFQLEVVDMYAENKTILKQYQLIFTEYKQIQKKYDSLLLQSESLKKEFDYNTYLWEELEKLDIKEGEQELLEQELLSLENSEEIKQKINEVLLILTQDNFSIQAQFSTVKQALGQVSSFSKSIKKIQERFVSLLIELQDIEKDLIRENDHIEYDENRIKTLKNKLDTLYLLQKKHKAKTIQELIEIKESLKEKLLMVTNFETDIQELHTAKAKKQAELTLLSQTLTERRNKSLSPLTAEILALIQDLGMPNANFLIKNTPVPHTPQGTDEIEFLFSANKGILVKELKNLASGGELSRLMFAIKYILAQKTSMPTIIFDEIETGISGEVANKMVKMMKQMSKKHQIISITHLPQFAAKGDLHFFVYKDNSHEKTTSNIKKLSYEERVIEIAKMIAGANPSFVATENARELLENKSE